The following are encoded together in the Parabacteroides chongii genome:
- the accC gene encoding acetyl-CoA carboxylase biotin carboxylase subunit — protein sequence MIKKVLVANRGEIAMRIFRTCRVMNIPTVAIYTHVDRGALHVRYAEEAYCISEDETDTSYLKPDLILAIAKKTGAAIHPGYGFLSENADFARRCEEEGVIFIGPSADVIAKMGIKTEARKIMKAAGVPVVPGTEEPVNNIAEVRKVAKEVGYPIMLKALAGGGGKGMRLVRDEEGLEEAFRLSRSEAGNSFGNDAIYIEKYIENPHHIEVQVLGDKYGNVIHLYERECSIQRRNQKVIEESPSPFVKEETRKKMLAVAVEACKKIGYYSAGTLEFMMDKDQNFYFLEMNTRLQVEHPVTEEVTGVDLVRDMILVAAGNPLPYKQEDVEFRGAAIECRIYAEDPENNFMPSPGVIKVREAPEGRNVRLDSAAYAGFEVSLHYDPMIAKLCTWGRNRESAISNMARALREYKILGIKTTIPFHQRVLRNETFLKGNYDTTFIDTKFDKEDLKRRQNNDPLVAVIAAAIKHFEQEKEASARMTTVPLVGESLWKYYGKLQMTANNY from the coding sequence ATGATAAAGAAAGTATTAGTAGCCAATCGCGGCGAAATTGCGATGCGAATCTTTCGTACCTGCCGCGTAATGAATATACCGACCGTTGCGATCTATACACATGTGGACCGGGGTGCCTTGCATGTACGATATGCCGAAGAAGCCTACTGTATCTCGGAAGATGAAACAGACACTTCTTATCTGAAACCCGACCTGATCCTGGCAATCGCCAAGAAAACGGGTGCAGCTATCCATCCGGGATATGGTTTTCTTTCGGAAAATGCAGATTTTGCCCGCAGATGTGAAGAAGAAGGCGTCATATTTATCGGACCGAGTGCCGATGTTATTGCCAAAATGGGGATTAAGACCGAGGCCCGCAAGATCATGAAAGCAGCCGGTGTACCTGTCGTTCCCGGAACAGAAGAGCCGGTTAACAATATAGCCGAAGTCCGCAAAGTCGCTAAAGAGGTCGGTTATCCGATCATGTTGAAAGCATTGGCTGGCGGAGGTGGTAAAGGTATGCGTCTGGTTCGTGATGAAGAAGGGCTGGAAGAAGCTTTCCGCCTGTCGCGTTCCGAAGCCGGAAATTCATTCGGGAATGATGCTATTTACATTGAAAAATATATTGAGAATCCGCATCATATCGAAGTACAGGTTTTGGGAGATAAATATGGGAATGTGATCCATCTCTATGAGCGTGAATGCTCTATCCAGCGCCGTAACCAGAAAGTGATCGAGGAATCTCCGTCACCATTTGTGAAGGAAGAGACACGTAAGAAGATGTTGGCTGTGGCGGTGGAAGCCTGTAAGAAGATCGGTTATTATAGTGCCGGGACATTGGAATTTATGATGGATAAAGACCAGAATTTCTATTTTCTGGAAATGAATACCCGTCTGCAGGTGGAACATCCGGTGACGGAAGAGGTTACGGGTGTCGATCTGGTACGCGATATGATCCTGGTAGCTGCCGGTAATCCGTTGCCATACAAACAGGAAGATGTGGAGTTCAGAGGGGCGGCTATCGAATGCCGTATCTATGCGGAAGACCCGGAGAATAACTTTATGCCTTCGCCGGGTGTCATCAAGGTTCGTGAAGCGCCCGAAGGACGTAATGTGCGTTTGGACAGTGCCGCGTATGCCGGATTTGAAGTCTCTTTGCATTACGACCCGATGATAGCCAAGTTGTGTACCTGGGGACGTAACCGTGAATCTGCTATCTCCAATATGGCACGTGCCTTGCGGGAATATAAGATTCTGGGGATTAAAACGACGATCCCGTTCCATCAGCGTGTCTTGCGTAACGAGACGTTCCTGAAAGGGAATTACGATACGACTTTTATCGATACCAAATTCGATAAGGAAGATCTGAAACGTCGTCAGAACAACGATCCGCTGGTTGCCGTGATTGCTGCGGCCATCAAGCATTTCGAACAGGAGAAGGAGGCCTCTGCCCGTATGACAACAGTCCCGTTGGTAGGCGAGTCTTTATGGAAATATTACGGTAAACTGCAGATGACTGCCAATAACTATTAA
- a CDS encoding acetyl-CoA carboxylase biotin carboxyl carrier protein subunit produces MSKALATYFATVNDMPDTEFKVEILEDGPVKKVSVNGKIYNVDYNVGGDSIYSIILNHKSHGVQISNISDDVYEVKNKGDYFQVQVIDELKKMRLSRIQSVAVGRQVITAQMPGVILKVNVKPGDEVTAGTPLCVLVAMKMENEIRSPIDGVVKEVYITGGDKVAVNDKMLVVE; encoded by the coding sequence ATGTCAAAAGCATTAGCAACCTATTTTGCAACAGTAAATGATATGCCCGACACCGAATTCAAGGTGGAAATACTGGAAGACGGCCCGGTAAAGAAAGTCTCCGTAAACGGCAAGATATATAATGTGGATTATAATGTGGGAGGGGATAGCATCTATTCCATCATCCTCAATCATAAATCGCACGGTGTCCAGATATCCAATATATCCGACGATGTGTACGAAGTTAAGAATAAAGGCGATTATTTCCAGGTTCAGGTAATCGACGAACTGAAGAAGATGCGCCTGTCGCGTATCCAGTCGGTGGCTGTCGGCCGTCAGGTGATCACTGCACAGATGCCGGGCGTGATCCTGAAAGTGAATGTGAAACCCGGCGATGAAGTGACTGCCGGAACTCCGCTTTGTGTATTGGTTGCCATGAAGATGGAAAACGAGATACGCAGCCCGATAGACGGGGTCGTGAAGGAGGTTTATATTACCGGTGGCGACAAAGTCGCTGTCAACGACAAAATGTTGGTGGTCGAATAA
- a CDS encoding DUF4925 domain-containing protein has product MKKSFLYLFTVLCTLSFFTACSDDDDPKDPNVLDVNASYSGDKLSLKYSDEMLLGKEISFDTKDGKTATITMKGTFDMSSITDLIGGGSKANFIPSLAPGVIPGETVTTLNNVALTLSGETYTFEGTDESNGRTVKYTGEVKKDMLTMAVNVTMPTNPLTEGKLWKMTGSVFAWKSSEKLPIGDGGWETENAAALLNQMFISPELMKVLADVTFLPDGNVVATYGKDGLKSPINLANYYIKSSKLYVTLNIDMIIMTATKANNADLMELVTALLQTPLMGALSEGFPLNYTVENGVATISLDQEFILPILKVLLSSKYVTDMIGELIASNPDMAAMAPMIQAILGELPAVLEGTTELTFGLTLQK; this is encoded by the coding sequence ATGAAGAAAAGTTTTTTGTATTTGTTTACCGTGCTATGTACGTTAAGCTTCTTCACCGCTTGTAGCGATGACGATGATCCAAAGGATCCGAATGTGTTGGATGTTAATGCTTCTTATTCCGGCGATAAATTAAGCCTGAAGTATAGTGACGAAATGTTATTAGGTAAAGAAATTTCATTTGATACAAAAGATGGAAAGACGGCAACTATCACAATGAAAGGGACTTTCGATATGAGTTCGATCACTGATCTGATCGGTGGAGGTTCGAAAGCGAATTTTATTCCAAGTCTTGCTCCGGGTGTTATTCCTGGTGAAACGGTTACTACTTTGAATAACGTAGCCTTGACTCTGTCTGGTGAAACTTATACATTTGAAGGTACTGATGAGTCTAATGGACGTACAGTAAAATACACGGGTGAAGTAAAGAAAGACATGCTGACCATGGCTGTGAATGTAACCATGCCGACAAATCCGTTAACGGAAGGTAAATTGTGGAAAATGACAGGTTCTGTCTTTGCTTGGAAATCTAGTGAAAAGTTGCCGATCGGAGATGGTGGATGGGAAACAGAAAATGCAGCTGCACTATTGAATCAAATGTTTATCTCTCCGGAATTGATGAAGGTGCTGGCTGATGTTACTTTTTTACCAGATGGAAATGTCGTTGCTACATATGGGAAAGATGGCTTGAAATCGCCTATCAATCTGGCAAACTATTATATCAAAAGTAGTAAACTGTATGTTACACTGAACATCGACATGATTATTATGACAGCTACGAAAGCTAACAATGCCGATTTGATGGAACTGGTAACAGCATTGCTTCAAACTCCTTTGATGGGCGCACTGAGCGAAGGTTTCCCGTTGAACTATACAGTTGAAAACGGTGTTGCCACTATATCTCTCGACCAAGAATTCATCCTGCCGATCTTGAAAGTTCTTTTAAGCAGTAAATATGTAACAGATATGATTGGCGAACTGATTGCAAGTAATCCGGATATGGCTGCAATGGCCCCGATGATACAGGCTATTCTAGGGGAACTACCAGCTGTTTTGGAAGGAACTACAGAATTAACATTCGGTTTGACTTTGCAAAAATAA
- a CDS encoding PCMD domain-containing protein, whose amino-acid sequence MKTKLLYFFSMLCMFGLFSACSDDDKVEPIGTEFDGVYKGTLDVDLDGTKVGENLPQKMYVTKVGDNQIKMELKNFSFGAMALGNISVDKCNVEKQGDNACKFDGEDTLDLPIVGECNVVMTGTIAGEKLDMVINVKATQSGAAITVKVDFKGTKLAADQSSEAKITELTFDSKEVVSLPAIDGTNITFMVSDTIKAEELAALVPTIKISDKATITPASGVAQDFSKPVTYTVISEDGITTTTYTVSVAGKMQKYSLDEWVNKGTGKAAYQTPYPDDKLATSSAGASYLALFGYTDEFPVVPTEDAVKGMAAKLTTKNTSDISLAPAITSGSLYTGRFAIDPFNQLNSTKFGIMCDKKPLLFNGYYKYTPGELFLDGSDKKNIVEHPELTDECSIKGVLYEVADESETLTGLNIGNSEKIVAVASLADGTAKAEYTPFSLEFKFLTGKTYDSTKLYKLALIFSSSSKGDAFQGAPGSTLYIDELEVVFE is encoded by the coding sequence ATGAAAACAAAATTACTTTATTTTTTTAGCATGCTTTGCATGTTCGGCCTGTTTTCGGCTTGTAGTGATGACGATAAGGTGGAACCTATCGGAACTGAATTTGATGGTGTTTACAAAGGAACACTCGACGTAGACCTCGACGGAACGAAAGTAGGAGAAAATCTTCCACAAAAAATGTATGTAACCAAAGTTGGCGACAACCAAATCAAGATGGAACTGAAGAACTTCAGTTTTGGGGCGATGGCACTTGGAAACATTTCCGTAGACAAATGTAATGTAGAAAAACAAGGCGATAATGCCTGTAAATTCGACGGCGAAGATACGCTGGATTTACCTATTGTTGGCGAATGTAATGTGGTGATGACCGGTACTATTGCCGGTGAAAAACTGGACATGGTTATCAACGTGAAAGCAACCCAGTCGGGTGCAGCTATCACAGTGAAGGTTGATTTCAAAGGAACGAAACTGGCAGCAGACCAGAGTTCGGAAGCGAAGATCACAGAGCTTACTTTCGATAGTAAAGAAGTTGTTTCGCTGCCGGCAATTGACGGAACAAACATAACCTTTATGGTTTCAGATACCATCAAGGCGGAAGAATTAGCCGCATTGGTTCCTACCATCAAGATTTCCGATAAAGCAACGATCACTCCGGCAAGCGGTGTGGCGCAGGATTTCTCTAAACCTGTCACTTATACGGTTATTTCGGAAGATGGAATCACGACGACAACTTATACCGTTTCTGTAGCAGGTAAAATGCAGAAATATTCGTTAGACGAATGGGTGAATAAGGGTACCGGTAAAGCGGCTTATCAGACTCCGTATCCGGATGATAAATTGGCGACAAGCAGTGCTGGTGCCAGCTATTTGGCATTATTTGGCTATACAGACGAATTTCCGGTTGTTCCAACAGAAGACGCTGTTAAAGGTATGGCAGCGAAACTGACGACAAAGAATACATCGGATATTTCTTTAGCACCTGCTATTACTTCCGGTTCTCTGTATACCGGACGTTTTGCAATCGATCCTTTTAATCAGTTAAACAGCACGAAATTCGGTATTATGTGTGATAAGAAACCGTTACTTTTTAACGGATACTATAAATATACTCCGGGCGAATTGTTCCTCGATGGTTCTGATAAAAAGAATATTGTAGAACATCCGGAATTAACGGACGAATGCAGTATAAAGGGTGTTTTGTATGAAGTAGCTGACGAAAGCGAAACGTTGACTGGTCTGAACATCGGCAATTCCGAAAAGATTGTAGCTGTAGCATCACTGGCTGACGGAACAGCAAAAGCGGAATATACTCCTTTCAGTCTCGAATTTAAATTCCTGACAGGCAAGACCTATGATTCGACTAAATTGTATAAGCTGGCACTGATCTTTTCTTCCAGCAGCAAAGGTGATGCTTTCCAGGGGGCTCCCGGAAGTACATTGTATATAGATGAATTAGAGGTTGTTTTTGAATAA
- a CDS encoding LptF/LptG family permease, translating to MNFKLKRIDWYIIKQFLGTYVFAIILIISISVVFDINEKIDKFLKPDVPLQAIILDYYMNFIPYFANLFSPLFTFIAVIFFTSKLADNSEIIAMLASGMSFRRLMLPYAISAAIIATASFILSAFIIPPANSTRIDFQNKYIRNKKVEYARNIQIEVEPGVIAYFDRYDARPNMGYRFSLEHFEGKKLISKLTANSIKYDSLYQWTVIDYMIRDFDGMREHITHGSRKDTTLTIIPSDFLISVNDCETMTSPQLAEYIDRQKTRGIGNIQTFQIEYHKRFASIMAAFILTSIGASLSSRKIKGGMGLNIGIGLALSFSYILFTTVTSTFAINGYVSAMVASWIPNILYTFIAIYLYRKAPR from the coding sequence ATGAATTTTAAATTAAAACGGATAGACTGGTACATCATCAAGCAATTTCTCGGAACGTATGTTTTCGCGATTATTCTGATTATCTCTATCTCCGTCGTATTCGATATAAACGAAAAGATCGACAAGTTCCTGAAGCCGGATGTACCTTTGCAGGCAATCATCCTGGATTATTACATGAACTTCATTCCGTATTTTGCCAACCTGTTCAGTCCGCTGTTCACGTTCATCGCAGTTATCTTCTTTACTTCGAAGCTGGCGGACAATTCCGAGATCATCGCTATGCTGGCAAGTGGAATGAGTTTCCGGCGATTGATGTTGCCCTACGCCATTTCGGCAGCAATTATCGCGACAGCCAGTTTCATACTGAGTGCTTTCATCATTCCTCCCGCCAACAGTACACGTATCGACTTCCAGAACAAGTATATCAGGAACAAAAAAGTGGAATATGCCCGGAACATACAGATTGAAGTGGAACCGGGTGTGATTGCTTATTTCGACCGTTACGATGCACGTCCGAATATGGGTTACCGTTTCTCTTTGGAACATTTCGAAGGGAAGAAGTTGATCTCAAAACTGACAGCCAACTCGATCAAATATGATTCGCTATACCAATGGACCGTCATCGATTATATGATCCGCGACTTTGACGGGATGCGCGAACATATCACGCATGGTTCACGTAAAGACACGACTCTGACAATCATACCGTCCGATTTCCTGATCTCGGTAAACGATTGCGAAACAATGACTTCGCCTCAATTAGCAGAATATATCGACCGACAGAAAACACGTGGCATCGGCAATATACAGACTTTCCAAATCGAATATCACAAACGTTTCGCCTCTATTATGGCTGCGTTTATTCTGACCTCTATCGGAGCCTCACTTTCTTCCCGCAAAATCAAAGGGGGCATGGGATTGAATATCGGTATCGGACTGGCTTTAAGTTTCTCTTATATTCTGTTTACCACGGTTACATCTACTTTCGCAATCAACGGATACGTAAGTGCGATGGTGGCCTCCTGGATTCCGAATATTCTTTATACATTCATTGCTATTTATCTGTATCGGAAAGCACCGAGATAA
- the tgt gene encoding tRNA guanosine(34) transglycosylase Tgt, translating to MKFELQHNDTKTNARAGLITTDHGVIETPIFMPVGTQGTVKGVHMTELKEDINAQIILGNTYHLYLRPGLEILEKAGGLHKFNTWDRPILTDSGGFQVFSLSDNRKLHEEGAEFRSHIDGSKHLFTPEKVMDIQRIIGADIIMAFDECCPGDADYDYAKKSLGLTERWLDRCFERFNSTEPKYGYGQCLFPIVQGCVYPDLRRQAAENVAKKGADGNAIGGLAVGEPTEKMYEMIEVVNEILPKDKPRYLMGVGTPINLLEGIERGIDMFDCIMPTRNGRNGQIFTQYGTINLRNKKWEDDFSPVDPDGHSLVDTLYSKAYLHHLIKANEMLGLQIASIHNLAFYLWLVKEARRHIIAGDFGTWKSGMVQQLNNRL from the coding sequence ATGAAATTCGAATTACAACACAACGATACTAAAACAAATGCAAGGGCGGGCTTGATTACTACCGATCACGGGGTAATCGAGACGCCCATTTTTATGCCTGTCGGAACACAAGGCACAGTGAAAGGCGTCCACATGACCGAGTTGAAAGAGGATATCAATGCCCAGATCATCCTCGGTAACACCTATCATCTTTACCTGCGTCCGGGTCTTGAAATCCTGGAAAAAGCTGGCGGATTGCACAAATTCAATACATGGGACCGTCCTATCCTGACCGATAGCGGAGGTTTCCAGGTGTTCTCGCTTTCCGACAACCGCAAATTGCATGAGGAAGGAGCCGAATTCCGTTCGCATATCGACGGTTCGAAACACCTCTTCACCCCGGAAAAAGTAATGGATATCCAACGCATCATCGGTGCCGATATCATTATGGCTTTCGATGAATGCTGCCCGGGAGACGCGGATTACGATTATGCAAAAAAATCTTTGGGACTGACCGAACGTTGGCTGGACCGTTGTTTCGAACGCTTCAACTCTACCGAACCGAAATATGGCTACGGGCAATGCCTCTTCCCCATCGTACAAGGTTGCGTGTATCCTGACCTGCGCCGTCAAGCGGCAGAAAATGTGGCAAAGAAAGGCGCTGACGGAAACGCCATCGGTGGCCTGGCTGTCGGCGAACCGACGGAGAAGATGTACGAAATGATCGAGGTAGTCAATGAAATACTGCCCAAAGACAAACCCCGTTACCTGATGGGAGTCGGTACGCCGATCAACCTGCTGGAGGGAATCGAACGTGGTATAGATATGTTCGACTGTATCATGCCGACCCGTAACGGACGCAACGGACAGATCTTCACGCAATATGGCACGATCAACCTGCGCAACAAGAAATGGGAAGACGACTTCTCCCCTGTCGATCCGGACGGTCATTCGCTAGTCGACACGCTCTACAGCAAAGCATATCTGCATCACCTGATCAAGGCAAACGAAATGCTGGGTCTGCAGATCGCTTCTATCCATAACCTGGCTTTTTACCTGTGGCTGGTAAAAGAGGCACGCCGCCACATCATTGCCGGCGACTTCGGTACCTGGAAAAGCGGCATGGTACAGCAACTAAACAATAGATTATAA
- a CDS encoding 4Fe-4S binding protein: MKRPNYLKGLRVLLAALFFIPILLFFLDFTNKMPVGVHRLLHAQLLPAILAGMFGIVAALLLLTLVFGRIYCSVLCPAGVFQDIINRLFCIGKKKKKGVRRFKYHKPLNWVRYVLLAATAITALLGFSGLCLLLDPYSNFGRIAANLFRPSVMWGNNVLADWLMKMDNYSLFHVTISTVSIAGLVSGIVALVVFAVLVIFRGRLFCNSLCPVGALLSLVSRYSFFRISFDKGACTHCGNCEHTCKAEAIDAKNLTVDTSRCVDCFNCVSSCSKGGLQYRFNPPFRKEEKAITEVAMKMEQQPAVNSRRTFLATGATVAATLPIVSAIAEGVEQCEGHGNGNGHGKRKGRKKWPPITPPGSLSLERFKDKCTGCHICVVKCPSQVLRPAGLEYGFDYLLKPRMAYISSYCNYECTICSEVCPAGAIQPITVEEKKSLQVGIATFFINRCIVKTEGTDCGACSEHCPTQAVHMVPYEGTLTIPQVNPDLCVGCGGCESICPVRPMRAIIVKSNVVHQTIVLPEEEEVKNVEVDDFGF, from the coding sequence ATGAAGCGACCTAATTACTTAAAAGGACTGCGGGTACTCCTCGCAGCCCTGTTTTTTATACCTATACTTCTTTTCTTTCTGGACTTCACGAATAAGATGCCGGTCGGCGTACACAGATTACTGCATGCACAGTTATTGCCGGCTATCCTTGCGGGTATGTTCGGAATTGTAGCCGCATTGCTTCTCCTGACATTGGTATTCGGACGTATTTACTGTTCGGTATTATGTCCTGCGGGAGTTTTCCAGGATATCATCAACCGCCTGTTCTGCATAGGGAAAAAGAAGAAAAAAGGGGTACGGCGATTTAAATATCATAAGCCATTGAACTGGGTACGATATGTGTTGCTGGCGGCCACTGCGATAACTGCCCTACTGGGATTCTCCGGTTTATGCCTGTTGCTCGATCCGTATAGTAACTTCGGACGCATTGCGGCAAACCTGTTCCGCCCTTCTGTTATGTGGGGGAACAATGTATTGGCCGACTGGCTGATGAAAATGGATAACTATTCATTGTTCCACGTAACGATCAGCACGGTAAGTATTGCCGGCCTGGTATCCGGTATTGTGGCTCTGGTTGTTTTTGCCGTTTTGGTTATTTTCCGCGGACGTTTGTTTTGTAACTCATTATGCCCGGTAGGTGCATTGCTTAGTCTGGTGTCACGTTATTCATTCTTCCGTATATCATTCGATAAAGGGGCTTGTACCCATTGCGGAAACTGTGAACATACCTGCAAAGCAGAAGCGATCGACGCCAAGAATCTGACTGTCGATACTTCTCGTTGCGTGGATTGTTTCAACTGCGTTTCTTCTTGTTCCAAAGGTGGTCTGCAATATCGTTTCAACCCTCCTTTCCGGAAAGAAGAGAAAGCGATTACTGAAGTTGCTATGAAAATGGAACAGCAACCGGCAGTAAACAGCCGTCGTACTTTCCTGGCAACCGGAGCAACTGTTGCAGCCACGCTGCCAATCGTATCGGCTATCGCGGAAGGTGTCGAACAATGCGAAGGACACGGAAATGGAAATGGTCATGGAAAGAGAAAAGGACGTAAAAAATGGCCGCCCATCACCCCTCCCGGATCATTGAGCCTGGAACGTTTCAAAGACAAATGTACGGGATGCCATATCTGCGTCGTGAAATGTCCGAGCCAAGTATTACGTCCTGCCGGACTGGAATATGGTTTCGATTATCTGTTGAAGCCACGTATGGCTTACATCAGCAGTTATTGTAATTATGAGTGTACGATATGCTCGGAAGTTTGTCCGGCTGGGGCTATTCAGCCTATCACGGTGGAAGAAAAGAAATCGTTGCAGGTGGGTATTGCAACTTTCTTTATCAACCGGTGTATTGTGAAGACGGAAGGAACCGACTGCGGAGCCTGCTCCGAACACTGTCCGACCCAGGCCGTACACATGGTGCCTTATGAAGGGACACTGACCATTCCGCAGGTAAACCCGGACTTATGTGTAGGTTGTGGCGGATGCGAATCGATCTGTCCGGTGCGTCCGATGCGGGCTATTATCGTGAAGTCGAATGTAGTGCATCAGACCATTGTTTTACCGGAAGAGGAAGAAGTCAAAAACGTAGAAGTCGATGACTTCGGATTCTGA
- a CDS encoding DUF362 domain-containing protein: MTNYNKMKRRDFLKTSVVAGAALSIDFKGLQAALSTNTMAVEQAPEMVAVMGGEPEAMLDKALETLGGIGNYIKKGQKVVIKPNIGWDRTPELAGNTNPQLIKALVKKCLAAGAEKVTVFDHTCDNWQKCYESSGIAAAVKEAGGIIMPGNDEKYFKEVSIPNGVKVKSAKIHEALIEADAWINVPILKNHGGAKLSCAMKNYMGIVWDRRFFHQNDLQQCIADICTWQKKPVLNIVDAYRMMHQNGPQGKSAADVATLKSMIVSPNIVAIDTAALALFNQVKKLDMEAVSHIGKGEELKLGSTDLKKINIKRIKI; this comes from the coding sequence ATAACCAATTACAACAAAATGAAACGTCGTGATTTCTTAAAGACCAGTGTAGTAGCTGGTGCCGCATTATCCATAGACTTTAAAGGGCTGCAAGCAGCATTGTCGACCAACACCATGGCAGTAGAGCAGGCTCCCGAAATGGTAGCTGTGATGGGTGGCGAACCTGAGGCTATGCTCGATAAAGCATTGGAAACCCTGGGGGGAATCGGTAATTACATCAAGAAAGGGCAAAAAGTGGTTATCAAACCGAATATCGGATGGGACCGTACACCGGAACTGGCAGGAAATACCAACCCGCAGCTTATCAAAGCATTGGTGAAAAAATGCCTGGCAGCCGGAGCAGAGAAAGTAACTGTTTTCGACCATACCTGCGATAATTGGCAGAAATGTTATGAGAGCAGTGGTATAGCTGCTGCCGTAAAAGAAGCCGGAGGTATCATCATGCCTGGCAACGATGAGAAATATTTCAAAGAAGTATCCATCCCCAACGGAGTAAAAGTAAAGTCTGCCAAGATACACGAAGCACTGATCGAAGCGGACGCCTGGATCAATGTGCCTATCCTGAAGAATCATGGCGGGGCAAAACTTTCCTGTGCCATGAAGAATTACATGGGTATCGTATGGGACCGTCGTTTCTTCCATCAGAACGACTTGCAGCAATGTATCGCCGACATCTGTACCTGGCAAAAGAAACCGGTTCTGAATATCGTGGATGCTTACCGTATGATGCACCAGAACGGACCACAGGGCAAAAGTGCAGCCGATGTAGCGACATTGAAATCAATGATTGTATCTCCTAACATCGTTGCAATCGACACGGCAGCCCTCGCTTTATTCAACCAAGTAAAGAAACTGGACATGGAAGCAGTAAGCCATATCGGTAAAGGCGAAGAGCTTAAACTGGGATCAACGGATTTGAAGAAGATCAATATCAAACGTATTAAAATATAA
- a CDS encoding sugar O-acetyltransferase, giving the protein METNYQRFLSGEYCNRLDKEVLDMIIRNKRLLSKFNATDISDVATRTELLHDMFGKVGKHVSVDINFHCECGKHIFIGDKVVINMNCTFLDDNIITIGNNVLIAPNVQLYTATHPVAANERFVEDWDESSGELFFRTKALPITIGDYVWIGGGTIVLPGVTIGDNCVIGAGSVVTKSIPANSIAVGNPCKVIKELL; this is encoded by the coding sequence ATGGAAACCAACTATCAAAGATTCTTATCGGGTGAATACTGTAACCGGCTTGATAAAGAAGTTTTGGATATGATTATCCGAAACAAAAGATTGCTTTCAAAATTCAATGCGACAGACATTTCCGATGTAGCAACTAGAACGGAACTCTTGCATGATATGTTCGGAAAAGTAGGTAAGCACGTTAGTGTAGATATTAATTTCCATTGCGAATGCGGAAAGCATATCTTTATTGGCGATAAAGTCGTTATCAATATGAACTGTACTTTTTTAGACGACAATATTATTACGATCGGAAATAATGTATTGATTGCTCCCAACGTTCAATTATATACAGCAACACATCCGGTAGCCGCCAACGAAAGGTTTGTAGAAGACTGGGATGAAAGTTCTGGAGAACTCTTTTTCAGAACCAAAGCCCTTCCGATCACCATCGGCGATTATGTCTGGATCGGTGGCGGCACAATCGTCCTGCCGGGTGTTACGATTGGAGACAATTGCGTTATCGGAGCCGGAAGCGTAGTCACCAAATCGATTCCGGCCAATAGTATTGCAGTAGGAAACCCATGTAAAGTTATTAAAGAATTGTTGTAG
- a CDS encoding NUDIX hydrolase N-terminal domain-containing protein, whose product MNENQQPKWLEWAKELQFIAQAGLTYSKDAFDIERFERIREISAEILSLQSGLSLEKIKSLFCNEEGFQTPKLDSRAAIFKDNKILLVKEKNGTWSLPGGWVDVNQTIKTNTVKEVKEEAGLDVEAIRIIAVQDRNLHNLPPYAYNVCKVFLLCEVKGGAFQPNIETVESGYFNLDEIPPLAEEKNNKEQVEMCFAAYHDKDWVVQFD is encoded by the coding sequence ATGAATGAAAATCAACAACCAAAGTGGCTCGAATGGGCAAAAGAATTACAGTTCATCGCACAGGCGGGATTAACTTATTCAAAAGATGCTTTTGATATTGAACGTTTTGAACGTATCAGAGAGATATCTGCCGAGATACTGAGTCTACAAAGCGGCTTGTCTTTAGAGAAAATAAAAAGCTTGTTCTGTAATGAAGAAGGTTTTCAAACGCCTAAGCTCGACAGCAGGGCGGCTATCTTTAAAGACAACAAAATATTGCTGGTAAAAGAAAAGAACGGTACTTGGTCTTTGCCCGGTGGCTGGGTCGACGTAAACCAAACCATAAAAACAAATACAGTGAAGGAAGTAAAAGAAGAGGCCGGATTGGATGTCGAAGCCATCCGGATAATAGCTGTACAGGATCGAAACCTCCACAACCTGCCTCCGTACGCCTATAATGTCTGTAAAGTTTTTCTCCTCTGTGAAGTAAAAGGCGGAGCTTTTCAGCCGAACATAGAAACGGTAGAAAGCGGATATTTCAATCTCGATGAAATTCCCCCGTTAGCAGAAGAAAAGAATAATAAAGAACAGGTAGAGATGTGTTTTGCTGCCTATCATGATAAAGATTGGGTGGTACAATTCGACTAA